The Triticum aestivum cultivar Chinese Spring chromosome 7B, IWGSC CS RefSeq v2.1, whole genome shotgun sequence genome window below encodes:
- the LOC123162182 gene encoding putative receptor-like protein kinase At4g00960 isoform X3: MQHQDLSSFGRMQPQPDPVLSSCASRRCSSRASRIPKQIFQGVLRNGNVAVKRIKSSHSIKETLFYREVDSLLNIEHENVVRFLGFCASTDQIAIQIEGLKERIYAEVRERLLCFEYISNGSLRKYITDELRGLEWNTRYEIIRGICEGLYHLHKEKQIFHMDMKPDNILLDNDMVPKITDFGLSRLDEMTQTMSKDHLGSLGYCAPEYQSHGKMSFKSDMYGLGVIIIELVTGQKALPISNNKVLRRWRHRWRKTGKETELVYQQVAKCIEIGLLCQEIDPSERPFIWDIIDDIRQAEGVNGSIRNDSEYKFGQASSYAPLEAKASRDHTSEFTVWSTKVNDSFVIEDMATNKFIKEAVNVVDEVNLDVVFDASEPQEAVNFVDEVNSDVLSDASEPPEAVDFMYEVSCLRIIISKAFS; the protein is encoded by the exons ATGCAACACCAAGACCTCTCCTCCTTTGGACGTATGCAACCCCAGCCTGACCCAGTCTTATCTTCCTGCGCCTCTCGTCGTTGTTCCTCAAGAGCTAGCCGGATCCCGAAGCAGATCTTCCAG GGAGTGCTCCGAAATGGGAACGTTGCGGTAAAGAGGATAAAGAGCAGTCATTCAATCAAGGAAACGTTGTTTTATCGTGAAGTTGACAGCCTGTTGAACATTGAACACGAAAATGTTGTACggtttcttggcttctgtgctagTACAGATCAGATAGCAATACAAATTGAAGGATTGAAAGAGCGTATTTACGCTGAGGTACGAGAAAGATTACTCTGTTTTGAGTATATCAGCAACGGAAGCCTGAGAAAATATATCACGG ATGAATTACGGGGACTTGAATGGAACACACGTTATGAAATTATTAGAGGCATTTGTGAAGGTCTGTATCATCTGCACAAAGAAAAGCAAATATTTCACATGGATATGAAACCTGATAATATACTACTTGACAATGATATGGTGCCGAAAATCACCGATTTTGGTTTATCGAGACTTGATGAAATGACGCAAACCATGAGTAAAGACCATCTTGGATCACT AGGATATTGTGCACCTGAATACCAGAGCCACGGAAAGATGTCTTTCAAATCAGACATGTACGGTTTAGGCGTTATAATTATTGAACTAGTGACTGGACAAAAGGCGCTCCCCATTAGCAATAACAAG GTACTCAGGAGATGGAGACACAGATGGAGGAAAACAGGGAAGGAAACAGAGTTGGTTTACCAGCAAGTAGCAAAATGCATCGAAATTGGGTTACTCTGCCAGGAAATTGACCCGTCCGAACGACCTTTTATATGGGATATCATAGATGATATCAGACAAGCGGAAGGTGTCAATGGGTCAATCAGAAATGACTCTGAATATAAGTTTGGACAAGCAAGCTCGTATGCTCCCTTAGAG GCCAAGGCATCGAGAGATCATACCAGTGAGTTCACTGTTTGGAGCACCAAAGTGAATGATAGCTTTGTCATTGAGGATATGGCTACAAACAAGTTCATTAAAGAGGCAGTCAATGTGGTTGATGAGGTGAATTTGGATGTGGTTTTTGATGCCAGTGAGCCACAAGAGGCAGTCAATTTTGTTGATGAGGTGAATTCGGATGTGCTTTCTGACGCCAGTGAGCCACCAGAGGCGGTCGATTTCATGTATGAGGTGAGTTGTCTAAGAATAATAATTTCCAAAGCTTTTTCTTGA
- the LOC123162182 gene encoding putative receptor-like protein kinase At4g00960 isoform X1, giving the protein MDHEVLEHILDGRENPTNLSLSLLKYITENFSEDREIGHGGFATVYKGVLRNGNVAVKRIKSSHSIKETLFYREVDSLLNIEHENVVRFLGFCASTDQIAIQIEGLKERIYAEVRERLLCFEYISNGSLRKYITDELRGLEWNTRYEIIRGICEGLYHLHKEKQIFHMDMKPDNILLDNDMVPKITDFGLSRLDEMTQTMSKDHLGSLGYCAPEYQSHGKMSFKSDMYGLGVIIIELVTGQKALPISNNKVLRRWRHRWRKTGKETELVYQQVAKCIEIGLLCQEIDPSERPFIWDIIDDIRQAEGVNGSIRNDSEYKFGQASSYAPLEAKASRDHTSEFTVWSTKVNDSFVIEDMATNKFIKEAVNVVDEVNLDVVFDASEPQEAVNFVDEVNSDVLSDASEPPEAVDFMYEVSCLRIIISKAFS; this is encoded by the exons ATGGATCATGAGGTTCTGGAGCATATACTTGATGGAAGGGAAAATCCGACAAATCTATCACTCTCACTTTTGAAGTATATCACCGAAAATTTCTCAGAGGATCGAGAAATCGGCCATGGTGGATTTGCAACTGTTTATAAG GGAGTGCTCCGAAATGGGAACGTTGCGGTAAAGAGGATAAAGAGCAGTCATTCAATCAAGGAAACGTTGTTTTATCGTGAAGTTGACAGCCTGTTGAACATTGAACACGAAAATGTTGTACggtttcttggcttctgtgctagTACAGATCAGATAGCAATACAAATTGAAGGATTGAAAGAGCGTATTTACGCTGAGGTACGAGAAAGATTACTCTGTTTTGAGTATATCAGCAACGGAAGCCTGAGAAAATATATCACGG ATGAATTACGGGGACTTGAATGGAACACACGTTATGAAATTATTAGAGGCATTTGTGAAGGTCTGTATCATCTGCACAAAGAAAAGCAAATATTTCACATGGATATGAAACCTGATAATATACTACTTGACAATGATATGGTGCCGAAAATCACCGATTTTGGTTTATCGAGACTTGATGAAATGACGCAAACCATGAGTAAAGACCATCTTGGATCACT AGGATATTGTGCACCTGAATACCAGAGCCACGGAAAGATGTCTTTCAAATCAGACATGTACGGTTTAGGCGTTATAATTATTGAACTAGTGACTGGACAAAAGGCGCTCCCCATTAGCAATAACAAG GTACTCAGGAGATGGAGACACAGATGGAGGAAAACAGGGAAGGAAACAGAGTTGGTTTACCAGCAAGTAGCAAAATGCATCGAAATTGGGTTACTCTGCCAGGAAATTGACCCGTCCGAACGACCTTTTATATGGGATATCATAGATGATATCAGACAAGCGGAAGGTGTCAATGGGTCAATCAGAAATGACTCTGAATATAAGTTTGGACAAGCAAGCTCGTATGCTCCCTTAGAG GCCAAGGCATCGAGAGATCATACCAGTGAGTTCACTGTTTGGAGCACCAAAGTGAATGATAGCTTTGTCATTGAGGATATGGCTACAAACAAGTTCATTAAAGAGGCAGTCAATGTGGTTGATGAGGTGAATTTGGATGTGGTTTTTGATGCCAGTGAGCCACAAGAGGCAGTCAATTTTGTTGATGAGGTGAATTCGGATGTGCTTTCTGACGCCAGTGAGCCACCAGAGGCGGTCGATTTCATGTATGAGGTGAGTTGTCTAAGAATAATAATTTCCAAAGCTTTTTCTTGA
- the LOC123162182 gene encoding putative receptor-like protein kinase At4g00960 isoform X2, with amino-acid sequence MDHEVLEHILDGRENPTNLSLSLLKYITENFSEDREIGHGGFATVYKGVLRNGNVAVKRIKSSHSIKETLFYREVDSLLNIEHENVVRFLGFCASTDQIAIQIEGLKERIYAEVRERLLCFEYISNGSLRKYITDELRGLEWNTRYEIIRGICEGLYHLHKEKQIFHMDMKPDNILLDNDMVPKITDFGLSRLDEMTQTMSKDHLGSLGYCAPEYQSHGKMSFKSDMYGLGVIIIELVTGQKALPISNNKVLRRWRHRWRKTGKETELVYQQVAKCIEIGLLCQEIDPSERPFIWDIIDDIRQAEGVNGSIRNDSEYKFGQASSYAPLEAKASRDHTSEFTVWSTKVNDSFVIEDMATNKFIKEAVNVVDEVNLDVVFDASEPQEAVNFVDEVNSDVLSDASEPPEAVDFMYEDYNGSRIW; translated from the exons ATGGATCATGAGGTTCTGGAGCATATACTTGATGGAAGGGAAAATCCGACAAATCTATCACTCTCACTTTTGAAGTATATCACCGAAAATTTCTCAGAGGATCGAGAAATCGGCCATGGTGGATTTGCAACTGTTTATAAG GGAGTGCTCCGAAATGGGAACGTTGCGGTAAAGAGGATAAAGAGCAGTCATTCAATCAAGGAAACGTTGTTTTATCGTGAAGTTGACAGCCTGTTGAACATTGAACACGAAAATGTTGTACggtttcttggcttctgtgctagTACAGATCAGATAGCAATACAAATTGAAGGATTGAAAGAGCGTATTTACGCTGAGGTACGAGAAAGATTACTCTGTTTTGAGTATATCAGCAACGGAAGCCTGAGAAAATATATCACGG ATGAATTACGGGGACTTGAATGGAACACACGTTATGAAATTATTAGAGGCATTTGTGAAGGTCTGTATCATCTGCACAAAGAAAAGCAAATATTTCACATGGATATGAAACCTGATAATATACTACTTGACAATGATATGGTGCCGAAAATCACCGATTTTGGTTTATCGAGACTTGATGAAATGACGCAAACCATGAGTAAAGACCATCTTGGATCACT AGGATATTGTGCACCTGAATACCAGAGCCACGGAAAGATGTCTTTCAAATCAGACATGTACGGTTTAGGCGTTATAATTATTGAACTAGTGACTGGACAAAAGGCGCTCCCCATTAGCAATAACAAG GTACTCAGGAGATGGAGACACAGATGGAGGAAAACAGGGAAGGAAACAGAGTTGGTTTACCAGCAAGTAGCAAAATGCATCGAAATTGGGTTACTCTGCCAGGAAATTGACCCGTCCGAACGACCTTTTATATGGGATATCATAGATGATATCAGACAAGCGGAAGGTGTCAATGGGTCAATCAGAAATGACTCTGAATATAAGTTTGGACAAGCAAGCTCGTATGCTCCCTTAGAG GCCAAGGCATCGAGAGATCATACCAGTGAGTTCACTGTTTGGAGCACCAAAGTGAATGATAGCTTTGTCATTGAGGATATGGCTACAAACAAGTTCATTAAAGAGGCAGTCAATGTGGTTGATGAGGTGAATTTGGATGTGGTTTTTGATGCCAGTGAGCCACAAGAGGCAGTCAATTTTGTTGATGAGGTGAATTCGGATGTGCTTTCTGACGCCAGTGAGCCACCAGAGGCGGTCGATTTCATGTATGAG GATTATAACGGGTCACGAATTTGGTGA